Proteins encoded in a region of the Apilactobacillus apisilvae genome:
- a CDS encoding RNA-directed DNA polymerase, with protein sequence MSNNYFLRTDVLPEELPIPFSNKQLYKNITEKDVNNYLTENYNKKVLDVKDGTIPLVQQSIPLKFKVDARTDKIRNIGLIHPLAQLQVLFFVIKYERMILLSTEKSNFSVRKPVNRNKNQIDELKAKKKKIKELKDSFIPKSRNLISSEELIKQYRNYFSFSKCNSISELFKSSEFINSQENFLHMQKIDIQNFFPSIYTHSLSWALFGSKKIAKINKNINSFENNVDKIIRRINYDETNGIIIGPEFSRIIAELILCQIDREVEKDLYNDNIKNNKEYKIFRFIDDTFIFYNSDDVINKIIQTIKSKLAKYNLDLNENKIKKFSLTTSISVSPITKVKIAIDTFKRNKYINAQKKNIDEKDFRGTNNDWNLLFEQIIEISSNNPKDKTKIINYFLESLSGIIIMKPTNNNIANYLKTINKVLRGITDLIKISFTQKTLYKSYFLVIKIINQIKEGIKNNNLQNYEKDFIVPIFIFISKLISFNWFDITQGYDFITISKFFIKYNLYLNSYKLISFIKSNKNSYFIMSTIAYYIYDNKNKSVFKNYITVKNVLYRTIKSTILNYKLKGSLKELWFDSEWFYFSNDFSKYPGFKQEERQCFIDNFKNTLKKAKYSNTTKILFKESYYNWNLTFDDISKKLFYKKVINKIENNIIY encoded by the coding sequence ATGTCTAATAATTATTTTTTGAGAACAGATGTTCTTCCAGAAGAATTACCAATACCATTTTCAAATAAACAACTATATAAAAATATAACAGAAAAAGATGTAAACAATTATTTAACAGAAAATTATAATAAAAAGGTATTAGATGTAAAAGATGGTACAATTCCTTTAGTTCAACAAAGCATCCCCCTTAAATTTAAGGTAGATGCTAGAACAGATAAAATTAGAAATATAGGATTAATCCATCCATTAGCTCAATTGCAAGTTTTATTTTTTGTAATAAAATATGAACGAATGATTTTATTATCAACTGAAAAATCTAATTTTAGTGTAAGAAAACCAGTTAATAGAAATAAAAATCAAATTGATGAGTTAAAAGCCAAAAAAAAGAAGATTAAAGAATTAAAAGATTCATTTATACCAAAATCACGTAATTTAATATCCTCAGAGGAATTAATTAAGCAATATAGAAATTACTTTTCATTTTCTAAATGTAATTCTATAAGTGAACTATTTAAATCATCTGAATTCATTAATTCTCAAGAAAATTTTTTACATATGCAAAAAATAGATATACAAAATTTTTTCCCTTCAATATATACACATTCCTTGTCTTGGGCTCTTTTTGGTTCTAAAAAGATTGCAAAAATTAATAAAAATATAAATTCATTTGAAAATAATGTAGATAAAATAATTAGAAGAATAAATTATGATGAAACTAATGGTATAATTATTGGACCCGAATTTAGTAGGATAATTGCAGAATTAATTTTATGTCAAATAGATAGAGAAGTAGAAAAGGATCTTTATAATGATAATATAAAAAATAACAAAGAATATAAAATTTTTAGATTTATTGATGATACATTTATATTTTATAATAGTGATGATGTAATAAACAAAATAATTCAAACGATAAAATCAAAATTAGCAAAATATAATCTTGATTTAAATGAAAATAAGATAAAGAAATTTTCATTAACTACATCCATTTCAGTATCTCCAATTACTAAAGTAAAAATTGCCATAGATACATTTAAAAGAAATAAATACATAAATGCACAAAAAAAGAATATCGATGAAAAAGATTTTAGAGGAACTAATAATGATTGGAATTTACTATTTGAACAAATTATTGAAATATCTTCAAATAATCCAAAAGATAAAACAAAAATAATAAATTATTTTTTAGAATCCTTATCAGGCATAATTATTATGAAGCCTACAAATAATAATATTGCAAATTATTTGAAAACAATTAATAAGGTACTAAGAGGCATAACTGATTTAATAAAGATTTCTTTTACACAAAAAACCTTATACAAATCTTATTTCTTAGTAATCAAAATAATAAATCAGATAAAAGAAGGAATTAAAAATAATAACTTACAAAATTATGAAAAGGATTTTATAGTTCCAATATTTATTTTTATATCTAAATTAATATCTTTTAATTGGTTTGATATAACCCAAGGATATGATTTTATAACTATATCTAAATTTTTCATTAAATATAATTTATATTTAAACAGTTATAAATTAATATCATTTATTAAATCAAACAAAAATTCATATTTCATTATGTCTACAATTGCTTATTATATTTATGATAATAAAAATAAAAGTGTATTTAAAAACTATATAACTGTTAAAAACGTTTTATATAGAACAATAAAAAGTACAATATTAAATTATAAATTAAAAGGAAGTTTAAAAGAACTATGGTTTGATTCTGAGTGGTTTTACTTTTCAAATGATTTTTCAAAATATCCTGGTTTTAAACAAGAAGAACGTCAATGTTTTATTGATAATTTTAAAAACACTTTAAAAAAAGCAAAATATAGCAACACTACGAAAATTTTATTTAAAGAATCATACTATAATTGGAATTTAACATTTGATGATATATCTAAAAAATTATTCTATAAAAAAGTAATAAATAAAATTGAAAATAATATAATATATTAA